Part of the Candidatus Zixiibacteriota bacterium genome, TATGCTTTATTCAACTATTTCAATCATAAATGGCACAGAAACAATGAAATAATAAAAACCATCAAAAACATGATACAAAAAGCAGCCTAAATAAATGAAAAAAAGGATATACCAATTTCCACACTAATATTGACATTACCCACAGCGCTTCCGCTTCTTCATTTCCTATGGTTGCCGCATAGAATTGATTATATTTGATGTTGAATGACACGAGAGTTTTACAGGGATGCATTTCGGATTTTTTGTTCTGTTTTTTCTCACTTCATTTGCCTGACGATATTAGTAATTATTGTTGCATCGGGAGTATCAACGGAGGGGGCCACGATCGATTCCTCCATGCTCCGGATTGACTCGGTCGTTATCGATAACCGCAATATATTCAATACCGATTCATCCCGCTACGATTACTGGCTTTTTCGGCTGGCCAATAAGCTTCACATGCGAACCAGGAAATCTGTCATAGAAAGGGAATTGCTTCAGAAGAAAGGAGATAGATTTTCCGAGGATCTGGCCTACGAGACGGAGCGCAACCTTCGCACACTGCCCTTTTTATGGGATGCCCAGGTTGCACTTTACCGTAGCGGCGACAGCCTGAGCATAATGAAGGTGACTACTTTTGATCGCTGGACTCTTTCGGGAGGGCCGTCGATGAGCCGCGTTGCGGGGCAGATTTCGTATGAGTTCGGGATTGAGGAGCAAAACCTGTTCGGCTATGGGCAGTACCTGTCATTTAATCTTCGTATCCGCGAATTTGAGGATGACTATGTGGAGTTTTCCTATACAGAGCGCCGTCTTTTCGGCAGCCGATATATTTTTGGCATATATTACAACGATAATCCCGAGGTTGGCCTTAAGAGTTTCACGCTGGATAGGCCGCTTTATTCTCTCAATGCCCGGATGAGCTACGGCATCGGCTATACCAGCATCGACCGCCGTGATGAATACTATATCGGTGGGCAGAAGGTTGCTGCCAACAAAACCGCCGGAGAGGAGTTTGATTTCACCGCGCTTTTGCAGTCGGGAACGTATAACAGTAAAATCAGGACAGGAATTGAATATGTTTATAAGAATGTCGTCATATCCGAAAGAGTGGGAAAGGGAGTCAGTTTTCCCTCCGACAGTTCCTATTCTCGCGTCACCCCGCAAATGAGCCTATCCCATATAAAGTATTTCAGGACGAAACGAATAAACGGCTTTGCCCGGAATGAAGACCTGCCATTGGTGAAAAGCGCGTCCCTGGCCGTGGGATGGGCCTTTGATACGGATCGCGGGCGCAGGTTGTACAATACGCTGGCATCGACCTATAATCACTCCGCCCGGCAGGGCGCCAATTTTCTCTTTTTCAGCTTTTTACGGAAATATTGGTATCTGGGGAATCTGGACTTCAGGAAACAGCAGATACTTTCGATAAAATATTATAATAACAAATATAGCTGGGTGACGCCGGTCCTGTTCGTTCTTTATGCCGAGGATTTCAGGGCGGATCGAACTACCGGCCTTTTTCTAGGTGAAAACAATGGACTGCGAGGGTATCCAAAGAATTTTGACGGCGGCGACAAATTGCTTCGGATCAACCTGGAAAACCGGTTTTTTACAAGACTTTCCCTTCTTACGGTCGATTTTGGTGCGGTCCAGTTTCTTGATTTGGGACAGAGCTGTCGCCGGGGAGAGGATTTCAGGCTGAATGATATGCTCTGGTCAGTCGGCGCGGGCCTGCGATTGGGAATGGAAAAGGTCTCAAATGCGGAGTTAATGAGGATTGATTTGGCTTATGCGGGCAAGTTGAGGAGATGGCAGTTATCATTTGCCATCGGTCAGTACTTAAAATGAGCAGATTTTGCATAATTCATTACTTTTTAAGTGCTTACGGGAATTATAAAGCTTGACAAAATTGGATTTATTTGTAAATTATTGTAGAAGAATTTCTTGCCCGAAACCGCTGTTTACCTCATAATGGTCATAAAATTGGGAAATTGAATACAAAATGAATGTGAATTTCTTCAAAATCGCCGGGATCAACCTGCTCTGGATGGGAGTAGTTTGCCATTTTGCCGTGGCCGCAAATTCCAGCGGTTATAGCGGTTATAAAAGCGGCGGCTCGATATCGCTGATCGAAAGGGCTTTTACCGAGGGTAAGATCAATCGCGGGGAAAAGATATTTCGAGACTTGCAGGCTATTCTGGCCCCTCGCGAGCTACCGGTTATTTATAAGGGCGCCGGGAACGACCTGGTACGTTGCGGCACACCTTTTGTAAGAGAGGCTCAGGATAATTGGGGGCTTATGACTCCCCAGCAGCAGTCTCTGGCCGCTAAATATATGGCTCGACCGACCCAAGATTCCGTTTACATTTCTCCCGAGGGGTATTTCAAGATTCATTACGACCTGGTCGGTTATGAATCCGTCCCCAATGAGGACCTGGACATGAACCAGGTCCCGGATTATGTGGAAAGAATCGGAATCTATGCCGACAGCAGCTACAGGCACTACCATCAGAATCTGGGATACCTGCCGCATCCCTCCGACGGCGACCAGTATTATGACATTTTTCTTCTCAAAATCGGCGCTTATGGTGTCACTGTGCGAGAATCTCCGGGGGACTCCTCCTGGAATGATTTTTATTCTTATATTCAGATTCATTGCACCTTTGATACCGCACAATTTCCTCCCAACGATGATCCCGAGGGGCAAGTCATAGGCGATCAAAAGGTCACCTGTACCCATGAATACTATCATGCGGTTGAGTTTGCCTATACCGGGGGGGGGATGGAGGATGTCTGGTGGATGGAAAGCGCCGCCACCTATTCTGAAGAAGTAGTATATCCCGAAGTCAATGATAATTATAATTATCTTTCGTATTTCTTCGACTATCCCGATACTTTTCTTACTTCCAACGGATATCATCCCTATGGAACCTTTGTGTGGCCCGGTTTTCTGGCCGAGAAATTCGGGATAAATTTCATTCGTTCTATCTGGGAATCGTGCCGTTTTTACACTTCCTTGCCTTCAATTGATACCGCTTTATCGAAAGTAGGAAAGCGGCTCAGCACGGTTTTCCCCGAGTTCACGGTCTGGAATTATTTCACCGGCGCCAGAAGCAATTCGATCGGTTACGACAGCGGTATGTACTTTCCGGAAATGCCGCTGGATCGTGTTATTCCAGCCTGTCCATTTTCTCCGGTTACGGCCAATAAACCTCCCGATGGGCTGGCTTCAGCTTATCT contains:
- a CDS encoding dockerin type I repeat-containing protein, yielding MNVNFFKIAGINLLWMGVVCHFAVAANSSGYSGYKSGGSISLIERAFTEGKINRGEKIFRDLQAILAPRELPVIYKGAGNDLVRCGTPFVREAQDNWGLMTPQQQSLAAKYMARPTQDSVYISPEGYFKIHYDLVGYESVPNEDLDMNQVPDYVERIGIYADSSYRHYHQNLGYLPHPSDGDQYYDIFLLKIGAYGVTVRESPGDSSWNDFYSYIQIHCTFDTAQFPPNDDPEGQVIGDQKVTCTHEYYHAVEFAYTGGGMEDVWWMESAATYSEEVVYPEVNDNYNYLSYFFDYPDTFLTSNGYHPYGTFVWPGFLAEKFGINFIRSIWESCRFYTSLPSIDTALSKVGKRLSTVFPEFTVWNYFTGARSNSIGYDSGMYFPEMPLDRVIPACPFSPVTANKPPDGLASAYLVTYPSPTTNGLLRIDFDGSNSVVWGFSYITFLNGQITVFGNCPVDELGKTNCGLYNFIRYDSIVFIPCVVTPWLDDNQFSFKTVIYPPGDANGTGEVNIQDITYVVNFLYKSGPPPKYDQLMADADCNGVVNILDLTYLIKFLYKGGPQPCVYSP